The sequence GAGGCGGCCgacgatggttcggccagtggtggCCGAGGGTCGGGAGGGTGGTGGCCGAGGGTCGGGAGGGTGGTGGCTGCTGCCCTTGAACCAAGAATTGGGGAAGGGGAGATATACCCCCATCTGTGAAAAGAGAAGAGTCTTATTCCCTTCTCTCTCGTTCACCCTTCTTTTAGTCTCTTCACCGGGACCGGCCACATCGCCGGCATGGCGGCAGCcatggctggcgacgacataggccgatggtacaagggtgggagtcgggccaccccgactgccctagatttggagggattgagatgtttggggatctggtgatggaccccatagtagatgtgaattatggtttagaatatttaaatattaaataatttagttgtgaaatataattgatgttgtaggggaagagTCAGTGGTGCCAGaagattttgatcaggggactcagcaccccagcgagTAGGTTGTGACTCGGATCCGTgattgagtcagtctacaatttctgtaagaatccccacatctgagcacttttatttatgcatatattggatttatcgttggatatattttatcagtatgttgctatttgtttttgagcttgtatgatacTATGAAGTGtgcattttatttattatgaaagtattgaaataattaaattggaaaggaagaacatatttttgagaaattatgaaaatatgtgacgtGATGGAAATGTGAtcaaacatgtaaaactagacatgtaaaatgggttggactaaccttgtcatgagatagcctctacgagcttatgcataggatagctgccacgagcttatgcgtgggatagcctctacgagcttatgcgtagaatagcctccatgggcttacgcgtgggatagcctctacgagcttatgcgtaggatagcctccacgggcttacgcgtgggatagctgccacgagcttatgcgtgggattgtgcagtcttggactgggtcatgaacttggttagtccaaagccagaagtgaaaagtctgaaaacttgggaatcagagtaatacggaaatggatcacataatgtggaAAAAGAAttgtgtatatgtactgattacatatatttgttggttgttgtgcctttgaaatgatgaaatgacatttatttgatgttttgatgattttatcattattactgtgtgtggctgttgggattcttactgggctggaaaagctcatactacatttactttctttttcagaggcactggatttgtagaGACCATTGGGTGGGACGAGAAATAAGATCAGCATGGAGTCTGATTGCTGGATAGATAGGAGTTaatctatcttttatttatggacatttgaaattatgtaataaatcagtacattgtagttggatttgattgaattacattaatctttgattttggcatatatgtgaatattgtaccttttaggtcttgcatgatctttagggtactgctctagggctcatgcggccggtcgcgtgccggacccgggaGTTGGGTTcagggcgtgacagagtggtatcagagcgaacccggcccataacctatgtggactaggggacactgcagcacggatctgttggggctgaccacgagccaatcgtggtgtttgtgattagatttgaatagatatgaacccttagcctgacgaggatgtcagggcttgaacggggagagtatgtgaggacccgtgcgggcgtgtgtttagtcccacatcggttattcgctgggtagatcttgggtacttatacaggatcaaggaacccaaataataccttccggctagccattttgggtgaggtcctgggttgttacaaatggtatcagagcttaaggttgaggtatcctagggtttaaGTTCAGGTGAGTATTagtggagaattatgatagaaaaactatcagagtCTTGGTTTATAATCACATAAGATTGTAACAGAAATGATATTGTAATCTAAgatttaagaccactagggactgtggccttagtggcattaaagtttgaggtttaagattaTTGGAAAATGTGACCAGTTGGAATCTGAGTATATGTTTAagaggtgtgaggcccaatagtcccacatcagaaagactcgttccaaagCCGGGGCATATGAAGctggtgtctcctaatcctgcagatgcgttttgggtagaaaacaaaaccggggaggggtgaaggacgcttgcgtgaagccccagaaccggacaatatctggcaaggGAGCcctgtgttcccccctcatgtggcccctacgtgggcactaggtgcctcacgtgcctcgcagaggcgggggcgtgacatttggtatcagagccgaggacgactcttgtccgatggtgggaagggtgtgaggcccaatagtcccacatcggaaagactcgttccagagcctgggcatatgaggcaggtgtctcctaatcctgcagacgcgttttgggtggaaaacaaaatcggagaggggtgaaggacgcttgcgtgaagccccagaaccggataatatttggcaggggagccccgtattcccccctcatgtggcccctacgtgggcactaggtgcctcacgtgcctcgcagaggcgggggcgtgacaaaaaTCTAGTCAAAGCATATGATAATGTCATAATGATCAAATTAGAGAGAAGAATGAGGTTTTTGCCTTAATTCAACGTTATCCTGTAAAATGATACCATAATATAACCAAATTatcaattggaaaaaaaaaaaaaaatctgaacttGACTTTGCCCATCTCAAAATTCTATATGACTTGTCCCATACAGTCTACTAAAATAGAGACTACTGCTACTTACCATTTATCCGTTTACCGCTCAGTTCACCAGTCTGACATGAAAGTTGGTGATTGATTCAATAGGACTCATGAATAGCGCAATGACATAGTAGATGATCTCGATGATctctataatatatatatatatatatatatatatatatatatatatatatatatatatatatatatatatatatatatatatatatatatataaagaaaagaGGAACATGGTGGCAGTTTcactttgttaaaaaaaaatgcaagattTATATAGGATGAAAAAGTGTGTCAAAAATACCGAATAGAAATTTGTCGAGGCTTGTATTTGGGAGAAACTCATAGACGAGtggcttctctttttcttccagaCAACAACCTAACAGCCTCACGAGATTTCTGTGTTCAAGCTTAGCaacaaaagcaatctcatttcttAACTCCAGAAGTCCTTGCTGTGAACTTCTGGAAAGTCTTTTCACAGCTAAAATTAGTAAATTTAGAGCTTAGCATCCATTCATAAATTGGTAATTGActaaatggatgtgaaaactgtatttttgaatggagacttagatGAAGAAATATACATAGAACAACCAAAAGGTTGTGTTGTTCCTAGTAATGAGCACAAAGTTTGTAAATTAGTAAAATCCTTATAtgaattaaaacaagcacctaaacAATAGCATGAAAAATTTGATAAAGTATTGGTATCTAATGGCTTTTTAATTAATGAGACTAATAAGTGTATTTATAGTAAGGTTGTTAATAATGTTGTTGTGATCATAtgcttatatgttgatgataagCTTATATTGGGAACTGATTTGAATATTGTTATAGATACTAAGAAATTTTTGGCTtctaattttgatatgaaagatatggGTGAAGCTGATGTAATTCTTGAAATTAATTTAACAAGAAGTTCTAAAGGACTTATGTTATCACAAGAACACTATATTgagaaaattttaagaaaatttcAACATTATGATAGTAAACCTGTGTCTACTCCAAATGATGCTAGTATATATacatttaaagaaaataaagaaaatgataTTTTACAAATAGAATATGCTCGCATCATTGGTAGCTTAATATTTTTAGTTAACTGCACTCGTCTTGATATTGCTTATGCAGTAGAAAGATTGAGTAGGTATACTCATAATTCTAGTAAGGATCATTGAAGTGCTGTTCATAGACTACTAAGGTACTTGAAAAGAACCATTAATTATGGTTTGTTATATCGTGGATTTCCAGCTGTACTGGAAGGGTATAGTGATGCAAATTGGATCTCTGATTCAGATGAGATGAAATCCACGagtggatatatctttactcttggtGGGGGTGTCGTATCTTGAAAATCATCCAAGCAGACGTGCATCGCTCGCCCTACGATGGAGTCTGAGTTTATTGCCTTAGAAAAAGCAGGTTCTGAAGCTGAGTGGCTTAGAAATCTTGTGGGAGAATTTCCATTATGGAATAAACCAACACCTTCTGTGTCTATTCTTTGTGATAACCAAGCTGCTATATATCGAGCTAAGAATAAAGTTTATAATGGAAAGAATAGACACATAAAGTTGAGACATAATATTGTAAGGCAGCTGCTTGATGATGGAATTATATTCCTTGATGTTGTTAAGTCAGAGTAGAATTTGGCCGATCCTCTGACAAAACCACTAGGTAAAAGACTAGTGAGTGAAACATCGAGGGGGATGGGACTTATGCCTATATCAAAGCCAATAACGACAAAAACCCAACATGTGTGGTTGGAGATCCCATGAAGCATGTTCATATGGATAATAACAAGTCGCTAATTAATTGTGAGTAcactatcatatttaattttgagaATCCCTCCCTATGGTGTAGATAGTGCAAACTGCAGTATATGAGGATGAGGTAAAGCTCTTAATGGATATCATAGTCCTTTAGAACGATATGTCTACATGTAGTACACACTTGATAGATCCACCTATATGGGTGTGGGAGTGGGGCCGCTTCCTATGAGAATTAAGCAGTTCTCTAAAGCACTAATGAATATCCAAGTAAGGTGCATGGCCTATTTGCATCAACCCGTTTAGAACATGCCCAGAACTTGAGAAGTCAATGTAGTCTATGGGTCACTgatttacataaaaaaaaatttggttcatagaaatttttatatttcacCAAAGTTCTATAAGTCATACTCACTAGTCCTAAAAATGGTTCATAGTCTCAAAGACACCATTTTGATACATTGAACTCTCGcactttttgatttttcttattgtcttattgaattttgaaatatgtgggggattgttggagtatttcaaaattctaaacctacccttcttttgtcttttgtCTTTCGTCTTGTATACTttcttttagtcccacattggaaagaGATGAAACTCAAAAGGTCTTTATATAGTCTTCAACCTTTTAACCTGGTGAagcaaagaaaataagtagCCCACGCGTGCATGAGCCCAATGGAGGTCCAAGATAAAATTGGCGGATCCGATCCAAAAACGTGTTAACCGAGCACGTCACGCTCGATCATCGTGCGCAGGGGGGACCCCCTTGTGCGGGAGTTGGGCTTGAGCTTGACTTGTTTTTGCCGTTTAGTTttctgaatttaaattcaaaaatagttttggttTGTCTCTTGGTAAACATCATGTTTTTTTATAAacacctctttcttctctttttaaaCCCTATCAGATCCGAGGATTAGATATCAGAaaaatccttctcttctcttatcTTCCTCTTCAtacttctctctattttttgtgTTCCTGAGCGATTCTAGGCTGTTCGCTAGTGTCACTGCATCTGTGAGTGTACGCTTGGAGTGACCCGGTTGTTGTATCCTGGAGGATAGGCCGCCATTACCCGCTACACCGAGATTCATTCTTTGAGAGGCGTAATCTATTATTAAGGACAGTGAAATCACGCCTCAACCGATAAGTTTTTCCTTACCATCTGTTCTTTGAATAACAATCTTAAGAATAGATCACTATGGATTCTGCTATGATTACTGCTAGATCaattcctgatacttcaaaAATTGAAAGTTTCAATGGCATGCATTTTAAGAAATGGCAAGATCGTGTTTATTTTGTATTGGATATGCTTAATTTTGCTCAGTATTTAAATAAGTCAAAACCGATAGAAGGGTCTGAAGATTTTGACTCTAAACTCAAAGAGTGGAAACATGGAAATAAAATCTGTAGGCACACAATTCTGAGTACACTGTCAAATGAACTTTTTGATGTCTACTGTTCATACAAAGAAGCTGCAGAAATTTGGGAGAATCTACATAAAAAATATGTGTTAGAAGATGCTGGAGTACAGAAATATGCTATAGGAAATTTTTTGCACTTTCAAATGTCCGAGGATAGGGATGCGTCATCCCAAATTCATGATTTCCATAGGCTAGTCACTGCTCTTAAAAATGAAAACATAATACTTCAAAAAGTTTTTCTAGCCGGCTGTTTGATTGAAAAATTACCTGAGTCTTGGAAAGATTATAAAAATAGCATGAAACACAAAAGGAAACACATGAGTCTTGAAgatgttattgttcatattagaATTGAAGAACAAAATCATGTCAGACCGAGAACAATTGGCCAAGGAAATGACTTCCAAAGCAAATGTAATAGTCAGCAAACCAGGTGGGTCTCGTTCAAGGCCCAAGAAGCCTTTTCTCAAAAATGATAAGAAACCCAAGTTCCAAGGTCCTGgctttaaaagaaaaggaacttgTTTTGTTTATAGAAAACCTGGACATCATGCTCATCAATGCAGGCTTAGGAAAAGGAATGATATATCTACTAAACCAAATGCTAACTTGGTGGAGACAGATATTATTGCAACAGTTGTGTCTGAAACCAACATGGGTATGGGAGGAAAGGACTGGGTGGTAGACTCTGGGGCTACCAGACATATTTGTGGCAATAGGAGTACATTTACTTTCTACACTCTATTGAATGAAGGCGAAGAACAAGTGTTCATGGGTGATTTGAGACCCTCGCTAGTGGCTGGCAAAGAAAAAGTTCTCATCAAGCTAACATCAGGAAAGTCCTTTCCCTGAATGATGTGCTGCATGTTCCTAATACCCGTTGGAACCTagtatctttttctttattagaaaAGGTTGGAGTTAAGATGTATTTTGAGTCTGATAAAATTGTAATGACTAAGAACAATGTGTTCATTGGGAAGGGTTATTGTAACTAGGGATTATTTGTCTTAAATGTAACTGAAactatgaatgaaaatgcaTCATTATCTTCTGCTTATTTGATTGATTCTATTGATGtatggcatggtagattaggacatgttaatttttcttacatcaagaaaatgaaagatctAGGCTTGTTAAATAACATTACCTTTGAAAATGTGAATGATAAATGTGAAGTATGTGTGGAGTCTAAA is a genomic window of Phoenix dactylifera cultivar Barhee BC4 chromosome 4, palm_55x_up_171113_PBpolish2nd_filt_p, whole genome shotgun sequence containing:
- the LOC120110669 gene encoding uncharacterized protein LOC120110669; protein product: MDSAMITARSIPDTSKIESFNGMHFKKWQDRVYFVLDMLNFAQYLNKSKPIEGSEDFDSKLKEWKHGNKICRHTILSTLSNELFDVYCSYKEAAEIWENLHKKYVLEDAGVQKYAIGNFLHFQMSEDRDASSQIHDFHRLVTALKNENIILQKVFLAGCLIEKLPESWKDYKNSMKHKRKHMSLEDVIVHIRIEEQNHVRPRTIGQGNDFQSKCNSQQTRLRKRNDISTKPNANLVETDIIATVVSETNMGMGGKDWVVDSGATRHICGNRSTFTFYTLLNEGEEQVFMGDLRPSLVAGKEKVLIKLTSGKSFP